Within Antennarius striatus isolate MH-2024 chromosome 22, ASM4005453v1, whole genome shotgun sequence, the genomic segment TACCGGTACAATGTGTGAGTGCGTTTCTCTCCAGTGTGTTTGGCATCAATACCTGTACATGCGAGTTATTTTGGGTGAATCCTACAAATGAATTCTTTATTCAGATTCCAGTCTTCCTTGTGCTTCCAGGTCCGTACGCCAAACTGCTCCTCGATGCCATGAAAAGTTCTGGATGGTAAGGATCATTCCGAACCAGACACCAGTGTGTTTAACTCTCCAAAACGCCCGGGACTGTTTATTTACCTAGAACATATTATAATTCTGCAAACATCGAGTTTTCGTATACAGTGCGCCcccgttctttgcggttaatgtgttccaggaaccacacgtgaatcacgaattccgcgatatactGACGAACTATTTATGCTATTATTTACggcaatttaaacgtttatgaaccctccccatactgatattaaaccaccttctatctgtattaccgtCTCCCGCACTCGGATTGTTTAAAGcagcttttgtgtctcacgaaagtcccgagactcacggaacgtagcacacttccggatgccgtcagccaatagaatgcgcgtacggtatcacgtgactgcctacttaaaaatccgtgatgaggtggagtcgcaatcgttgagcgagggcgcactgtacttggAGAAATATATTCAGAAGTAATGTAAGGAATGAATCAAAAGGTTTATTTACTGTCGATAGTTTAATATGCTTAGTGACTTTATCATTATGATTTGAAAATCGTAAACAAACTTGTTGGTGTTTCTAGTTGTTCAGgtattcagaatcagaatcctttaagAATCCCTGAGGGGGAATTGCTTCATGGGTCATTTTCTACTTGTACTCTCAGAAATAGTTTCTTCCATTCTCAACAAATCAACACCTTTTCACTTAATATGAGCTCTTTCATTGGGCACCCAACTcactttcctctctcctctgaacaCAGCCAAGTGTTTAAAGACCGTCATTTCTCTTGTGAGGATTGTGACGGGAAGGTCAGCGGTGGCTTCGACGCAGAGTCCTCTCAAGTAAGAAGGAGACCTTGGCATGAAAAAAGATGGATAAAGTGATCGCTGCTGTGGTTTGAATGAACTTTTTTCAATATTAATGAAGTCCGCTTTGTTTGTAGATAGTTCTGTGTCAGAACAACATCCACGGGCAAGCCCACATGACCCAAGTGGTCACACATGAGCTCATTCATGCCTTTGACCACTGTCGTGCTCAAGTAGACTGGTTCACCAACATCAGACATCTGGCTTGTTCTGAGGTGAGTTCAGCTCGATTTGTCTTTGTCACTTTGCTTATCATGTGGTAATAATTGTTGCATCCCCTGTTAACACAAATGACACAGGATATACCAGACAGGATTGACGCAGGAATTGTTTTTAACACATTCTGACAGTGAAAGCTGGTGAACtctgttgtctgtgtctctcagCTCCAAACTCATTGAATCATACTGAAATATAAATCTTTAAAACACGTCGTGagtttattctcttttttagAACAAGCTTTAGATTGTACCAAATGTTACCTAAATGTCAGTAAATGCTATTTAATTGGCTGTCAGCACTTTGTAGCAATTGATCTCCTTTAGTGGACTTTCTTTAACGCTCTGGACATTTTTCAGTGTTTCCTTACTGTTCTTGACCAATTGCGAGATTCTTTGCTCACCTGTGGGTGAACTCTGATGTACGCAAACATTTTTGAATGGTTAGTTGCTGCCAATTCTTGGTTTTCGTCTGgttcttctgctgttctgtaCCTGAATCAGTTGTCATGACGCTGAATTCCGTGATTAAAAGCCAGATTTTCTGTAACAAGCTTGGCAAGACTCTCCCATCCCTCCCtattgaaaaatgtaattgacATCTATAGCCATCACTGTCAGTCAGTGAGTTAATaatgatttaataataattaaactgtttttccTGTAGAAGATTGATATATTTTGAGTCTGACAAATGTTCTTATTTCAGATTCGAGCAGCTAACCTCAGTGGAGAGTGTTCCTTTGCAAAGGAAGTAAGCAGATTGAACTTTGGTTTAAAGCAGCATCATCAGGTATATACTCTGGGATAAGTCTATTTGCTGGCAGCTttcatatttgtgtgtctgaattGAGTTTTACTTTTTGACAGGAGTGCGTCAGAGGCCGTGCCCTTCGCTCCATCCTGGCTGTGAGGAACATTAATCGAGAGGAGGCAACGAAAATCATAGATGAAGTCTTTGACACGTGTTTTAATGACCATGCTCCTTTTGGACGAATCCCGCACAGCAACAAAGATGCAAAATTTGCCTATAGAGATCATATGAACAGAGATCGATATGATAGCAACTTGTAGTGCCGCCACTTTCACATTCAACTACCAAAGGTGCTTCAAATGGCGGCGATGCAGACTGGCAACTTCAGTGCTATGATCAGCAATGTAAAAACCTCACagtatgataaaaaaaacccaacaaatcCCCTCTGACAATAACTGTGATTTAACGTTGGGACAGTAAAGTGGAGGAAGGAGCcacagaaattaaatttttggACTATTTGGacattaatttttcattaagGGACTAAGCAGTAGTAGTGCTGTAGAAGTGAAGCATCGCTGATGAGGCCTCAGTAAtacatttgtctgtttttagatGCTTTTTAAGGAAATACAGGATATCCTTTGACTTCCTGCTCACCATTTTGTCAGCACATTGACCTGCACTTATTCCATGTAAATAGAGTTGATTGTGCTTAAATTATACAGAATGAACTTGTGTTGTCATTAAAAGTTTGAATCCTCTGAAATTTCAAGTTTGTTGCGAGGACAAGAGGGGCTGTTGGGTTCGACCTTGGCAGGAAATAATTGATAGAATGGCTTGCCAACGGTGACAAAATCAGCATATTGCTGATTATAATGAATTCATGTGTCTAATCCTAAGAGGACTCTTTGAATTAATATGTGAGACAAGTAATGTTAGTAAAGTGACAAAagttcttcaacaacacggtcAACTTTGTGCATATCTGTGCCGTCGCAGTAAAATGTCACAGCTGACATCTTTATTGGACATTAGCATTTGGAGAATCTCATATCCTTCCCCAAAGATTAATGAGGGAAAAAGTTATAAGGGAATTAGTCTCATaatccccacacacacacacatacgcatacacttcatcctcctctgctgccTATCTCAAagacaacaacctctgcatcacaATGACAGTCactttgtgtgtctgctgctgctgcagcgttAATGTGTCACTTATCAATAACTCAGTGAAACATGAGATGAGTGCGTGGATGAACGAAGAAGATTAAGCAGAGGCTTAAGAGAAAACATGTCGAAAACAACCTCCAGGCGTTGGTTTTAATGTGagacaaacattaaaacaaaaaaggggaATCATAGCCTGATTTAGACAATGTCAAGTCAACAAATGTgctaaatgaaacaaaacaatagaATTACAGAATTATTTCATACAGTAATACATGTAGAACAAGGCTGTTCATTTGTgagttcttttattttactcttttgTGCACAGAAATGCTAAGGTCGCAGGTCAAAAGTCCTTGCCagtgctaactagttagctttTGAGTAGAGTATTAAACCATGTGTAGTATCGGATTGCTTTGTTTCACCATCTGAGAGAATTTTCAGGCTTTTAAGTGTAATACTTGTTCAATAACAAGCTACTAACTTCAGCTGCAGGTTGTTGGTGACCAAACACCATTCAATTgattcttttattaaaaatgtaacagTTTTGATGATGGACTACAGGAGTTTTCAGTGTACGAATAAGCGTAATGATGCTGAAACCCACCATCAAACTGAGAGCATCTTGTTTCAAGGTCATTTGTTGAATTGTTCTTGAAACGTATGAGTAGGAGAAATGACATCAGAAAGATTTTAGGGCCTGTTCAagaaaatttgaatttatttcacgACATCGCCAGCAACCCAGATGTGTACTGTGATCACTTTGTTTTACAGCTGCAGAACCATTTCAGTGCGGCAGATGGCAGCTTTGCCCTCTAATCCTCAGCTCTAGATGTCCAATGGAAACATGAGAAGGAAGATCTCTTACTGTTTTATTGATGCATGTAATTGAATTGGTTGAGTTATCCAAAGCTGAGTTGTGGACTGTTCCAGGTGAATGTTGAGCCTATAGCAGAGGTACTGCTGCGAAGAGTGACTTCTTCCATTATTCCATCTATTCCAACAGGCAGTGCCCGCTGTGATCTAATTAGGATGCTGCAGAAAGTCTTCACTAATCTGCTTTAGGACAACACATTAACCCTGAGAGCACTAATGAACTCCTCTCATTAATTACAATAATGCCAGATTTAGCTGCAGCACAGAGAGATGTGAGGACATTTATTCGCCTTTGAGAGGTTTTAAAGTGTCTTTATTGGGATGGAGTTGGTAATGAGTGACTTTTAAAGAACCTAAAAGAAATTTTCTATTTTGGGATTTATTTCATTGGATGAATCATGTGCATTTCTCTATTAGGTATCTTTTCAAAATGTAAGTGAGGCTTAAGGGGAAACGGTTTGACGCATACGTTTCCCTCTTTCAGATGACTTTGAAATGAAAGAAGGAAGCAGAAGAGAAATGAGTGGTGATGCTGGTCGATGTGGCATCCTTTGGCCAAGATGGCCGTTTTCTGTCCTCTCTCCAGCACTCTGGGGAAGCACTTGAACAATGAAAATATATTGAGTCCAGTCCCCTGTTCTTTAGCCTGAGGAGGACAATCATGTTCACTTGATAGAGGACAAGAGTGCAGATCCAAAGATGGCCTGTGTGAATTTTTCAGTTTAAGTCATATAAATACAGAGAATGAGGAAAACAGTAAGAACAAGTTGAAAAAGAAGTGAATCTGTTTCTAAAAATGAGTTTGGGTAAAGATTGCCTACAGTAAACTACAAGAGCAAGTAGCATTTAGCCCAGCATATGGAAGGAGCTACTCCAGTAGCTCATATGATGGCTGTCCTCGGTCTGATCAACAGTTTCAACTCCATCAGTAACTATCAATATTTACCATTTTATTAAATAGGCTACCACTCCCATTTCTGTATAGTAACTATAAATAGCACATAGCACAAACATGCAAAGTTCTGGGAAACCATTAACCTAGTTCTGTCAAAAGACAAACTGCATCTATCTGATGTTCACTAgtaaaaagaataagaaaacaGCATGTTGTTCTTGGATTGAATTTGGATCAAGCAACGAGGAGACATCAGTCTTTAGTAACGTGGACTATGTGAGTAAATTCAGTATTGTTAGTTATATTATCATTGGGGTTACAGTAGTTAGTATTGTTTCCAAAAAGCTAGAAGGTTCTTGCTTTAAATCCTGACAGGGGGGCCTGGATCCTTACACGTCTGTGTGGTTCCAATTTGGTCCCACTTCAGTGCACCATCCAAAAGCACAGGTGCAGGTAAACTGATGAATCCGAATAATCAAAAGAATGGGTTTAGTGTAGAATATTGAGGTACAACTATATTTACTAGATAGAAGTAGCTCCTATAGTTTAAAAGGACTATTAAATGAGCAACAGCGAGTATTCATTACTACTGCACCAAAACAGTGACACGATGGAAAGTAATGTAATTCATTAGGTGGTTTAACAGGCAACGCTGACAGTAGAGGAAAAAAGTGGAATTCATTATAATTCACAGCACAAATCCTCTTGAGGTGAATTGTCTAACATGATAATTAACTTCCCCAGCAGGAAAGCACTGTATGAGACTGCAGCATGTGGTGGGGGGTGTATATCAATTAATTATGAGTGCAAGTTGAGGATTAATTAAGGAGATGTTTAAAGTTGGCAGAAATCATTTTTGTATTGTTGTTGGCAAGTATTGTTGTTATGACCTGAATTAATGGTTGTTTGACCCAAATCCaccaaatagttttttttttcctcatctctgAACAAAAATCTGTCTGTTAATACTTTCCtcagaaatagtttttttttttaaccaaataatAACATGTAACGTGTAAAGTAATGTGTACAAACTTATTTACATATTACAATTATGCCACAAAATCACGGGATGGCATCCAGAGTCACAATGTCTTTTCTTACACTTTCatcaatataattatattataatagtgatatatattttttgacagCCACTTTACTTTGACAGCCTGTATAACAGGCTCTATAATATTAGCTGTGCCAGTTGACATAGTAGAGAATACAGAGCAAATCACTGTTCTATGTGGTTTTGTAGCAATTTAGTATTTAAGAAAAGGGAGGAATTATCAGCAAGAAGATGACTAAAAACATTACTATTAGTATTTACATATTACCGTGCTGCTAATAAAATACTCAGCTCACGTGATTTATGGGTTCCTGTGTTGACGGTCTGAAAAGATTGGGTAGCCGCCGTGTTTTCAGTCACTCAAAGTCAAATACGCAAAAGGAAGGAGAGTAAGTTAACAGACATTTCCCACGTTATCTTTgtaaaaacaagaagttgagGGATTTGTGGTTAACTGAATGAGGATCATTAGGAATGAAAAGACTGTAGATTATAACAGGAAATCCccctgaaatacacacacacacacacacacacacacacacacacacacacacacacacacacacacacacacacacacacacacacacacacacacacacacacacacacacgcacagataGTAAGAAACTTCAGAGAAAAGTTCTGAAAGGTACTTTAAATCTCTGAGGCGTGTGTAAACCCATGTAATGAAACAATGTCATTAGATCACAGTATAAggagacatacagtacacacgtggtgtgtgtattatataaacccttttcctcctgtttgtctctgttATATCTAAAAACTAATGCACCTATGAGACAGATTCCAGTAACTGAGCTTGGCCAGACGGGTAACATTCCCTCCCGAAATGTAGATGACTTCTATAAGGGTAATTAACACTGCCTGGCATTTGAATTTTTAGTTTGCTAATAATATGCATGGTATTAATTAGGCTTGAGTGATTAACATAACATCCACTGGACAATGTCCTGAGGTAAGAGCAGGGCTGCTATTCTTTTTATTAAGTGTCCCTGAAGTCACAGACTCATTAAGGAATCCTTACAGTCAGCtctgctaaccttgacaagtatTGTGAGTCATGTTGAGAGTAAACTCTGTAAGCTGAACGTGTCATAAACTAAGGATATGGAAGAAAATAGAGCATTTTAACAAATAGAATACAACAGAGAGCGTAACAGGACACCGAGGAGAAACCGAAGAGGTGAAGGcaggaagatgaaacaataaaatagaACAGATAAGAATGAAGTGCAGGGAACATTATAAAGTTCTAGCACACAACAGAATACAAAAGTAACCTGAATAGAATGAAACCGGAGAGAAAAGAGCAAAGCCGTGCACAGAGTTCATGACTTTGGGTGAGAAACAAGTATCAACACATGTTTAGGAGTGAAGAAGATAAAGAAGCACACAAATGATCTCCCTGTTGACTGAAAGGTGAAGCCGACATGAACTGGCTTTTATTTCCAGACATTAGGGGCACTAACAAAACAGTATGAAATTCACAACATGTTAGCAGTAAAGATTTATTCTTCTGACAACAGCTGCCTGCTGGTGTTTGAAGTAACATTGACGATATTAAAGATATGGGGAACCATTAGAGGTCAGTTTTGGGCAGTAAATACAAACAATAACCTAAAAGATGCTAGAACATTCTTAACCATGCAAAGTTTGAGGATTCATTAGTTTGTGCGAGTCTAACTTTGAACCTTAGTCATTTTAGTTTTGTAAAATATCGACTGTGAATGTTTGAGGAGGGGAGCGTGAATCAGATCCAAAGCTATAACCTTTTGCTGTTAAAACTGTTTCAGAGGCTTATTAAGGTACAATAAAGACGTAGATGTTTCATCTGCAATCCATTTCAGCTCTGAACTTGTCATATAACCACATCTTAGAATTTGAATAATCCATACTTTAATCCTCCACAGTTTAAATCAATGATTCCAAGGGGTCAGGTGAGCGGCGTGGAGGCCTCACTGGAAACCTGCAGGCCGGTGAAGCCAGCGAAGACTGAAAACCCTCCTGACCTTCAATTCTCTGTCATTTAAAGTGCCAAGGACGTTGGCAGATCACCTCGGTCTCTTTGCTTGCCCTACTTGTGAGATGTGGTCCGCTTTCTCTGAGCCGAGCAGGTTGGCTGGTGGGACTCCCAATTCATTGAAGGGAGGAGCGGGAGATTGCCTGAAGGGTCAGCTCGCCTCACTGGTGAGCCAAATTAGTGTGACCTCTGGTGTCTTCTCCAGTGTCGCAAGTCCAGATAACTGTCCTCCAATCTTGCGGCTTTGTCACGGTTGAGCTCTGGCAGCAGCGGAGCAGCTGAACCTGAACACCCACAACCGGAGGGATTACTGGGTCTTCGGATGAGGACCTGAGTGAGGACGTTGGAGCGTCGGAATGTCTCTGAATTAGCAGCGAAGAATTAGGGCAGCAGAGTGTGCTAGAGAGCAGAGGAGCTGTCTCACAGATGTGGACCGTCCTGGAAATTCAAGGTAAAGGGTCTGATccttcaaaactcccaaaatcATTTGATTTGCTTTGGTCATAATCACCCTGCTTTAGTGTATTTCAAGTTCTTTCAGGTTGTCGTGTTAGAAACCGGAAGGTCACGTGATTCATGAGCGTGTGATTAATTGAACAGGTTAGAGCTTTTGATTCTTGGGCCCAGTGCCTATCTATGAAGGGCAGGAGCATTAACAAACTAATACCAGAGCGTTACCACTGATCATTAAAGCACAACCCGAAATCAAAATGAGAACACATCTCCAACCCTCGCAGCATTCTGTCTAATTATCATTTCTTTGAGTTAACCTTCACCGCCTATACCTCAGCATGGGTTCATTATTGCGAAGGGGTAAGGATGGGCCTGACCCTGTATCTTCATCGTACATCACAGTAATTAATCACAAGCTGGGTGAGGCGGGATCAGCCTGCTATCTGGCTTTTAACGTTGCGCCTGACGCTATTGATCAGCTACCTCCTCTAGCAGGCAATTAAAGAGTAAAAATACAGAGAATATAACCTGAACATACTATCATTATCACACATATACAAGGAGGCTGATTTTACTGCAATGCAAAAAAAGTGATACATATACACGCTGTCTGTGTGATAACAGAGGAACATTTGATTAAATTCTTGCCTTATACTGCCAATTCGGATGTTTCCTCATTACGACAACAAAAGTAATATTTAAATACCTGGAATTGTCAGTCAATTTATTGCTTTACATGCCCCCACACAGAAATCTGTACCTTAATTTAAGCACCTTACTCAACTGAAGCTCACAAATATCTGTTGAGGAACAGGAAGACATTTCTGATTCCTTCTGGGACAATGCAATGACATGCTTCAATCTGAAACCTACTTGTCAAATTCATCACTGACTCTACCGAGTTCAATCAATTTCATTTCTAAAAGTTAGCTGATGTTTTTTGCTgtgtgaaaagaagaagaaatatataTAAGGGGGCAGCACATTGATTcagtgggcagcgctgttgcctcacagcaagaaggtatTGGGTTCAATTCCTAATGAGGACTTTCTTTAcagtttaaatgaatgaatgaatgaatgaatgaatgaatgaatgaatgaatgaatgaatgaatgaatgaatgaatgaatgtatgaatgaatgtacatttATTGTTGGTGCTTCTTTCCCCTGAATCCAACCAGGATTTTCAGAATGAGATTCACCACTAGAGGTCACTGTggtgccttttcctgatctagaTGCTTCCTATCCTGCACTAGAAGACTTCTgggtaaaatttaattttatactgacCTTAACCCTGTTTAATATCCTGTATGTTTTTGCAGGAATTTACAACTGTATCACAGTGTCAACGCACGTTAATCTCTGCGTTTACCCATTTATATGTTTGTTATGGAGTGAATGCAGTCCCAGTTTGGTGAAGGTGTGTCAGCACATTAGAAAGaatgatgtgttttctttttaaatccctGCATAAGTTCACAAACTGGACATATTTAAGACCAAACCTGAGGTCAGAACAAGACACATTTCATTCAGCAAAAACTCATTCCTCATCTCACAGTTCATTAGTTAAGAAAATACTCTTTGGTTTTGCCCCACAGACCATAGTGACCTTCCTACAATTATATCTACCAGCAGTAACTCTTGCATGACTCAAGACATTGTAATAATCATGCGCCAATCTGTACCTCTGTATAGGAAGCACATCTCATTTTATCCTGCAGCCTCTCTCCATTCTggaagaatggaaaaaaaattacatctccAAAAACCACTTCTGATGGAAAACGCAGCTGTTTACAAGTTTGCTAACAGAGAGGGCATGGAAACGACTTGTGCAGCATGCTCTGACAGTACCTTAGGCCTCCTGGCAGGCTAACACAAGGGCTCAGAGCTGTGGTTTCACGTGGTTCAACATGCTGTATGAGTCACTGACCAGAAACATGTCTCTCCCATACGGGATGGTGAGACTCGGTGACTTACAGTGTGGTGGGCGAGGGCCAATGACAACAAGCCGGGGTCTGCAAAAGAACATATGGGAATTACGCCACTAAAAAATGTATGTCAGATCTGTAAGGACACTTAAAAAAGGTCCTTTAATGTTATTGGGGAGTTAAAAATAGCGTATTAGGGTGACTACTTGATTTCCCTAAATCTATGGTGATCATTTTACATTTCACGATCTGTTAACAAAAACCAAATAATAATCGAATCCAGGTTGTTAGAAAATCAATTTTACAACTCTTAACTATTCTGGCCACAGTCTGATTTGTTGGTCTTATGATGCTGACTGGTTAGAAagaaattattgttattttattaatgttatattGTTATTCTAAACGAAAAAGCACAAAGGACTCTTTCATTTTCACGATGGATGAAATAACTGTAAGGTAATAAGAGAGTTTTTTGCTCATATTTGTTCCATGATGGATAATTGTTTTATTCCACTTACTGGTTTCAGCATTAAGAAAGAGTTAAAGAAACTGCAGTTTTTTGTAAAGTGACAAGACAATAAAACCACACTGTATTCCATCTCTCATGCACGAAACAGCAGACAACATTGTGGAGTACCTGATACTGTAGTTAAAGTGATGGAGACCAAAACCGAGCTTAAAGGAAACAGATTCACTGTAGCCCAACTTAATATGATTAGAAATGATGCTCCAAGTTTGTTGGATATGTTTGGCCAAATGTTTGAAAATATGTTGGAAATAATAGTAGTGTAGTTTTTATATAAGAAATTATCAAAATAtggcaaaaaaccccccaaaaagtGTCATCTACCCATCGATTGACGCCCTCCACTGTTATTTCTGAGATGTGTTGAGCAAAAACACCATGTACTAGATTCAATGGCTGAAAACATTGAAATCCAATCTACTGGTGCTTTTTCAAATGCTTGctcacgtaaaaaaaaaaagtcatactTTTTAATATCCTAATGTTCGTCTTCCAGGCTTTAAGCTGTTTTGTGTATGTCGAAGTGGTGCAGCCATTGTGAGGTGATTAAAATCAGGTGTTAGTGTATGACTGATGCGGTGTGTGCGCCACATATGTGCTGCTTTCACACTGGTAATTACAACACTTTCAAAAGACGTGGAATTCGCCTTTTGATGTATGTTCGCCTGCAAGGACTTAAAAGAACTCGACGAAGGACCATCTGGGACAGAGAAGAAAGTAGCTGGTGGGAAGAAAAGAGGACATAACGTATGAAAATGGAATACAGCGTGCAGAAAGTTCCTTGGAGAGCCTGAAAGATTCTAAATTAAGTCTCCTGATGAGGCTGCCGTATAGCTTTACAACTGCTACAAAACACTGTCCTTGCCACTGGATGTGTTTTTGAATGTCTCTATTTACTGCTCGTGAATAGATTTTCTCAACATTCTGTCTGATAACCATTAAAAGGAAACACTTTTATAACTTATCA encodes:
- the atp23 gene encoding mitochondrial inner membrane protease ATP23 homolog → MDQTKQEEDYGYGLFPERQKKRFKKGSITEGLMTFSHKCQSMLAVTIQMSPYAKLLLDAMKSSGCQVFKDRHFSCEDCDGKVSGGFDAESSQIVLCQNNIHGQAHMTQVVTHELIHAFDHCRAQVDWFTNIRHLACSEIRAANLSGECSFAKEVSRLNFGLKQHHQECVRGRALRSILAVRNINREEATKIIDEVFDTCFNDHAPFGRIPHSNKDAKFAYRDHMNRDRYDSNL